Within the Glycine soja cultivar W05 chromosome 3, ASM419377v2, whole genome shotgun sequence genome, the region aacccatGTTCATGTTGTCTTCTTAGACGCTTTGCGTGACCTGACTCAGACTGGGAGCTATGCATGGGGAGTTGCTACCCTAGTGCATATGTACGATCATTTGAATGATGCTTGTATCAGCAGCAATCGACAACTTGCTGGTTACATCACTTTCTTATAggtaattaatatgtttttcataagTTAATTACAACAATGTTTTAAATAGGGTATTTTAGACGCTCATTTGAAATTTGTATGATTTTCATGTAATCTTTGTAGTGTTGGATATATGAGCACTTTCTGTTAGTTGCGGAGTGCATCATTGATCCGGACTATGATGAGGTGTCACCACGTGCATGTTGGTGGATTGCTATGAAGGTGACTGTGAAGACCATATCTACAGTGACATACAGGAAGCGTCTGGATTGACTCAGGATTCATGATGTTTGCTGGATGCCTTATGGGGAGCATCAACCGATTCAAGAGTTTCATTTGATTTCATGCTTTACCAGTCAACTCTGCTGGGGCCTATTGTCATCAGACACTGACAAGAGAGGGTCATGCGCCAGTTCGGATACATCCAAAGTATTCCTGCACAGCCTGTCGATTCATGGGTGTCATTTGATGAAATAGACGATAGGTGGATGCACTACTCAAAACATCTTGCACCAGCAGGTGAGATATGTGTTACGCTAGGTCACTGTGCACCCAAGTGCATGGACTAGTTCTTTGTCATTCCTCATCCATTCATGACCGCGGCATAGTCATCAGATCCATCGCAAGATGCACCTGCGACGCATGATGCCTCATTTGTGGAGCCACATATCCCTCAGGTGCCGGAGCCAGTAGCAGCATCAACACATGCCCGTTCTAATGTGGACCAACCCAtacatgcagtggtaagtgtTACTATTTTCTTAGTTGTATCAAATTTCATTTatgtcaattattttaatactgatttgtctaatttgtttgttttctttcataggAGGCTTGTCATGCAATTGCTGAAAGGTTGGAGTGtctgctcaaccttaggatggtCACAGAAGGCACAGAGACACACAAGGTCATGGAAGAATGCATTAGGATTGCCAGGGGTGTCACAGAAGACCACATTGTGTATGTGAGGTCTCGACGTAGGCGTCGCACAGATCAACTATAgtcttttttcacattttatattatcatatttggacgatgtatatatttttctcgTATTTGAGAACATTTAGTTTTTTACtgaacaatttttatattttaagttattttggtttataatattagtgttttcgtttaaatcttatttttaatttacttgattcaaaattcatttgaaattcGTCGAAATAGTATGAATGTGATTCTAAATTGTAGcaaacaactaaaaaataatttgaaataatacaATATGGATgtcactaaattttttttaaatcacttttaatttaatttatttttaattcatttaaaaattattttcaatttaaattattaattaataattaataaattttatgataatatttgtaattaaatttttagtaagattatgaaattcaaaaatatacaattatttGCTTTAGATTATTTGGCAACTTTTATTATGCATTTACAAAGTTATAAGATAAATTAGTTTACATAAAAcaattagtttgatttttttttaaacaattgacGTTGAAACCAACATTGGATTTTAATTTCATACAAGTAATATGATcactgatttttttatttattatttagtctctttgttttttattttttatttactctctttgttttttatttagttcatagatgaggagttattttttattttatatttactctttttgttttttttatctttctatacttttttatttactaacaaatttattttctggTCCCactattatcattttaatttaacgAATTTGATGATTTAGGTAAACCATGAACATAAAATAATCATCATACGGTAATGGACATGAAttcaaacattacattaacttcaacatagtggaaagaaataaaatttgcatgaaATACTACAACTAGGTAATGCTAATTTTGCGACAAGGACACGTTGTCTTTCATTTCCATTACATGTTTACTAAAAACagataaaatttctattggcccaaattttttccagtagttagactgCACTAACACCTTTAGCACATCATCGTTGGTTTTCATTTCAATAATTtcgaatttgataattttatctgAATACTCATAGTGGCTTGGTTATCAAAAAAACAATCGCCTTATCGTTTGTGTTTCATGAATaccataagggggaatcccATGAGACGCAACTCgcttgatcaaatccttcagttcatccatggtacatctggaaggaatgtcaaactttttgggattttttcctgtgaacgagtaaccaacaaactcattttggcatggcatgttccacctcccattgtaatatagcagggcatcatgcgtaggggtcatagtggcttcaagtaagtttaatataccttctggtgttctaccaatggtgcataataactcaatcggaccaacacacgaaaattgattattacacattaacattgtgttaacatcatcatcatttttcggTTGCATACATTGAAAGGGAAATTGGTTACTTGTATCTGTAAATGGTTGCcagtagtaaatttcatccaaatattgTTTCTCGgttagctgaagggtattgtgttctctagtttttaatgtttgaaaatcacaagcgtttggtactcgaatgggtaTTGGAGTGAAAGTTTGGAAATAAACACAACTATTGTTGTGAACaatggatccatttggaaaaataaaacctaatgtCGAGTTCACAATTGTCTGACTGCTTGTTTCTTCCAAGAATGCCATACTTTGTTCTAAGAATTGGGTTAGGAGAGAATGTGTGATTTTTTACAGTGTTTGGTTgtgtcatatatatagatgagtttCAGTATCAttgcttcaattttttaaaataaatacatacgcGTGCACATGGGTTTTGTTTGTGTTGTCAACTACACCAATGACATGACATGCTTTATCTTGCATCAAATcagaatgtgtagtcaagtcttaCAATGTCTTGTCACGCTTTATGTTAACACACATGCATTTCACAATGTATTGTCAACTCAAACAACGATTTATCATACATGCGTACTTTATTTGAGTTgcaccaattaatttttttcttaacgcaagaattaagtaatattttttttgttaacacaacaaatatCCAAAGATAGATAACTCTAATGTGAGATTCAAATCCATAACGATTAGTCATTAAAAGCTACATGTTCAGTCATCTTTTATGTCAACATAGTCTCTTTTGAACATCATGAAACTTTTGTAatgttgcattctactaatatatggagtttGCCATTGCTTCACCTAAGGATGACAATtgctagaccataacaatgctaCAGGTGGTAAAGGACAATGGTCttttaaataaacctgttgtacatgaaaaaaaaattaactcaatcGTATACAACTGattgcataaatataaaaaaaacactttatatctacaatgtacctgaacaaaatgattgtcatacacGTGACCGATAAAAATTATGCGATGCACTTAAAAATCAGgcggtggttgacttctaagaggaaagtacgtcatgctttgttgttgagacaaggatacaaggattacattatacctttgatgcaatgacatatcccatgtcggttatatccatccacttatccatagtcacctgaatgaaacaaatatacacatcaaagttaattttaaagttaagtcttaaaaatcaaaacataaattacataccttgGTTAACCCATTAACAAGTAATGACatccttaattcctcaaatctgtCCGTGCCACCAAAGAGCTTGATATACTTATATGAGAATTttccaagttctttaagcagatGGTTATAGACCAACGACCAAGagtcttcacccatacctaataaaccgACAACTGACCGATATTCACAGTTTCCATCagctttgacatcaacaatgtTATCAATGAAGTCATGGATAAATggctgaaattgatccaacataggCATGATCCTTCTTGGATTGGGCTGCTCAAAAGATGATGCACTACGCCTCACTGAGGAATTGCTATTTTGCATAGAATTAAAAGCATCTACATACTCCCAATAAGATGGATCACGCTTTGTTGACCTTGGCTTTCTGTTCATcagtttcttcggtgcaccttttgTGGTAACCTTtgctggaggaggacacatcgaattttgatcagggtatgcaatttcccgaagtttactctttagagtaaacttaccacaaacatcaagttcttcaaatattttggatatggtttccatctcttccttgatgctcacttcgggctcagataacccttggtctgaaaaactgagtctcctccagaacatatggattgaatccaGTGGGATGCAACCAATAACATATTTAGATAGCTCACAAGCATAAGGAAGACCGTGTGTGGTTCACATGACACAACCACAAGTGGAAGGATTCTTGCCAGCATAATGAACACGCTCAAATTCAGCAGCAAtttgatttaaagcataccttgaaaccattccaagaagccttttgtataaggtttttttaaacATATGTCCAAtcacatgtgtacttgtttcaaatgatgctTTAATTTCTGTGTGTTGTAGcgtcatcatgttgttcatggcatcccagacactgcataagtctccaaggctattctgtAACACTTTTTTTAAAGCCCAGTaagcagattcaaccctacatttcaaatacacaaataacaataaacatatacaacaataaaattccatcaattcatcaacgttaatagaaataattgaacaatttcatacctgtttgttgttatgtttcctaagtgcatcaccttattcatCCAGGCggtaacaaatttttccttgtgtgggaTTATCCATGTTTCCTTGACATAGTCAATAAACACTGGCCAAGGTGAACAAACCATTTCAAACTTCTTCATGCACTCATCAAACTGCTGCTCCGAAGGACAATCAACCAGAGTTCCCCAGGCATCCATGACATACTCCCAAGCATTTCTTTGACCAATTAATGATTTACATTTGACCTTCACATTCTTGCTTATGTGAAAGCTacacaacaaatttgtacactcaggaaatacagttttcactgcattcatcaatgctaggtCTCGGTTAGTCACAATAACTCCAGGGAGGGCATCACGTCTTAAAAATATACCTCGAAACCGTTCTAAGGCCCAAACCACATTATTAAGACATTCACCCTCCAAATATGCAAAACCAACAAAGAATGTCATCCCAGTTGGTGTCAGCCCAACAAAATCAAgcagtgggagtctgtacctgtttgttttgtaggtactgtctatcaaaaacaccaatTTATATGCATTGACTAACTTCACTGCATtagggtgacaccaaaagatatcgcgaaccacgtcttcatcctttaatctgtgctaatgaatatattgatctcGTTCAACAGgcttcattagatgttgcatttcagtatcacttcctcttatggaagaacgatatacacttcttgcattgtatatttgtttgatggtTGTACAACTATTGCCATTGTGCTCCTTCAGAGTTAGCAGAAcgtttcttggtttcaccattgacttCTTCATATCAACAATAAGTATCTTTTCAGCTTTAGTCAATCGCccaacatatggatgtccaactaatgacttggccaattcatgattatgaatcccacacatcaacttcaccatccagccTTGTCGACCAACCATTGCTTGCcacgaagcttgaagggacatCCACATTTCCTAGTCCCAGTATCTCctctaacaaattctttcttcctacacctatactcatcactcctttcacaaccaattaacacaaatgaactcCTTCCTCTACTATCACTATTTGTGTCAAACCTTATATTCACCGCCACAATCTGTTTTCATGAGCAACGGATCGAGCCcgctgcaaaacatcatctcggcggtcaaacacctacaaaacaatccagacaatttcaattttctacaacacattcattttattaaatcactcacaataatgaacattattacctgagaagtattgaacgcatccgaacaatcaacatgtggttcattcataccacattcttcttcattttgataatccatatcaacttctttaGACATTATATTGTCATACacccattgatcttcgtccatcttaacaataaatcataaatttcaacaCAGACATACAACACCTAACCAAACTATACATAACATACAAAACTATACATAATATTTTACTATTAGTCACAACAACTCATTATTAGTAAAATGCAAAAACCCTATGTCATTGTACAtacaattttaatcaattacatgtataaacaattaaattatttttaattatcacaatacaaacaaagtaataattaaaataattataaaattaaataaaatttacaacttCAAAATCCGAAtaaggcttacggatcaagttgatccgtaagccttGTACGGattaacttgatccgtaaggattatacggatcaacttgatctataTGTGCAATATCAACATATGGATCAACTGCCTTACGGACGAAGTTCATCCGTATGACATTTGTGCACCATCCCACTCACGCACACCCAGCACAAATGCATACCTCGTATGTCGCCGATGACGAACCAACCATTGCAACAACGAACAATGACACCTTCACCTTCACTGAAGCTCACCGGTTGCAAGAAAAAAACACACCTAAGagagaaaatggaagaaaataacGTTTGCGGCGAAAAGCACTGTGCACCcttgtttttaaagaataaaataacagAGGGGCAGTTTGGacattttcaaaaaatgttgggtgcaccaacaataagctgggtgcacctagcattagCCTAGAGTCCTGTAACTCAAACAGTTCTCTATCAATGCCATGCTCAGGGCTTTACTTTGTGCAGTAGCTTTCTTTTTGTGCACCcatcaatttttcaaaattccaaaaaataCCCCTAGTAACTTCTTCCTTTTGCCTTCTTCATGCACCATTCATTTTGTTGCTTTCTTCTTTGCATTCATTCTCGTGGGAGGTGGTCCTTTGTTGTTGTGTCCATTTTGGTTGAGATGCATTGGTTTCAATGGTTTGTCGGCAAGTGGTGGTGGTTGGTGTGGCTGTTAAAGGTGGAGGCAAGGTACTACAACTTCGATCTAGTTTGAATTCCATATAAAACTTACAGATTATCAATccataagttatataaaatttacgAATTGATAATCCGtaagttttatataaattacGGAGTGGTAATCCGtaagaaccttacggattaccaATCCATAGGGTTCTTACGGATTACTAATCCATAAGAAAATACAGATTTCATATGTTTCTTACGGATTGGTAATCTGTaagaacttattttttaattttttaaaaaaatttgttttatttttttttgtaatataattagttttattatttaaaatatttttaaatattcatagtttcataatttgtagcttttaatttttatagtttgaaagttctatttattttaaaataatttatacttttattttattttaaatttgtttttttagtccttataattttatgaattacaattaattacaaaaatattagcaacACATTCGTAAGTAATTTAtcataatataatttgtaataaaaaagagtttatatttataactaatttgtaggtaattatttatgtatattattttagcAAGGACTAAAAGATAAGTCCCTAAAAGAGTTGATAATTTTTTGGTAGCTAATACTCAATGAGtatttaaacatttataatatttttgtaaatattattaagttAACTACTTTATGgaagtcaaaaaataattatattgtgtcatatattagtttatgcaagtctaaattttaatatatatggttatcaattttaatgtattatattattaaatgcaataaaaaaaataatgtgataGTATATGTATGGTGTTGTTAGGCATCATTTGTTTgtcattgatttttttcaatgttttgtTAAGATGGATGAAGATCAATGGATGTATAACAACataatgtctgaagaagttgatatgaatgaagaaaatgaagaggaACCTGGTGTGCATCAACATGTTGATTGTTTTGATACCTTCAATACTTCTTggatattaatatgattttctttttgttaaagtACGTAAATGAATGTCCCTTGAAGACTAAACATGTATGGATTACATTGTCGGTGTTTGTTATCTGTGATGATATTTTGCATTGGGCTTAATTTGTTGCATATGATATTGGTTTTGTGACAATAATTATGAGGTCAGACATAAATACTGAAATTAGAGGAAGGACCTCATTTGTTTTAGGGCCAAAAAGAAAGATTTAGTATGAACAATTAGTGGCAGTAGAAAATATGGGTGTCCCTTTAAGTTGCGAGCAAAACTAGTGCTGGGAGGTGAATATGGATGATGAAGTTAATATGTGGAAGTCATAACCATGCATTGACTATGTCATTAGTTAGACATCCATATGTTGGTCGACtgactaaggatgagaagattATTGTtggtgatatgacaaagtcaatggtcaAACCAAGAAATATTCTTCTAATATTGAAGGGGCACAATGTCAATAGTTATACAACAATCAagcaaatatacaatgcaagatatgcatatcgttcttccataagagacagtaatactgaaatgcaacaactaatgaagcttcttaaatgggatcaatatattcattagtatagattgaaggatgaagatgttgcATGCGATATATTTTGGAGTGATCCTGATGCAGTCAAATTATCCAATGCCTGTAATTTGGTATTTCTCatagatagtacctacaaaGCAAACAGGTATTGGTTGTCGTTACTTGACATTGTTGGTGTGAcactgatgtgtcattattttctcctatttcttaaccctttttgtcactattttattacttattagccttaattgtcaaattaactatgcagttttatcatttgggcctacttgactaattttgtgtttttaatttaatttcaggagaattataagcaattgggcttggatccggaattgggctgaactggcttggacttgaagagagcagacaattttattttatcaaattttattttatttgggccaattttattttatttcgtttttgggcttggacttaaagcAGAATTGTAAACTTTGGGACCAGGGTTTTAGTAGGAGACTGTTTTGGAgaagagaataattttagggtttcgcaattccagtttttactgttcacgcgcactattcacgtagcaataaaattcggtttctgcttcaatctgcaatttcgttttctgcttctgcttGGAATTCGTTTTCGTTTTTTGccgattaatggaaggctaagtctctagtgttgttttctcttgaggatcaaacacagctctctttgaggttttgttattactattgaattctgatcagtttttcctcttcatcaATTGCTCTatattgttgctattaatccatgcatggttaatgcttgattaattgtctctgcgcttaatgatcagtttcgttcatgcttaatggacatgtgagagagattaattggtgtatgtgtagcttaatcacataatgacagccttatgttaattttcgcttagtaaattaatttagggttggattaagtggttgaactgattagggataaattctcgtaacctaggataaaagacttacttgtgaatcaaggggaacaacatgttttaattttgttatttctttaattcgaatttgcttgctgtttaatttacaaaacaaacaaccccccccaattcgatactgttttattactatctgttatgaacgtttgattgaccattgctcgttgggagacgacctaggatcactttctagatactgcatttttaatgtttatttgattcgggtatggcctcgatcagaCACCAACATGGATGACATTTTATACTGCTTTTGCTTATTTGGAGGGAGAACGtctaaataatgttgtttgggctcTAGAACAATTTCAAGGTATCTTTCTGAGACATAATGCTCCCTGCAGTTATTGTTACCGACAGAGATCTAGCATTGATGAATGTTGTGAAAGCTATTTTCCCTAAGTTTACCAATTTATTATGTCAGTTTCAcattgataagaatgtgaaggcaaaaTGTAAAACCCTTGTTGCTAAAAAAATGCATGGGATTATGTCATAGAAGCCTAGGGAAGTCTGGTGGATTGTCCTTTCGAGCAAGAATTCAATGACTACCttatgaagtttgaaattgcttgcTCACCATggtcaatgtttgttgactacgTGAAGCAAACATGGTTGATTCCCCATAAAGAAAGATTTGTTAAA harbors:
- the LOC114405093 gene encoding uncharacterized protein LOC114405093, whose translation is MCPPPAKVTTKGAPKKLMNRKPRSTKRDPSYWEYVDAFNSMQNSNSSVRRSASSFEQPNPRRIMPMLDQFQPFIHDFIDNIVDVKADGNCEYRSVVGLLGMGEDSWSLVYNHLLKELGKFSYKYIKLFGGTDRFEELRMSLLVNGLTKVYLKDHCPLPPVALLWSSNCHP